In the Hyla sarda isolate aHylSar1 chromosome 9, aHylSar1.hap1, whole genome shotgun sequence genome, GCGGTCACCCCCCAACCTTCAGCTTTCGTAATGTCGTCTTGATGTTATCTTTAATGCTAGATTCACAGACAGACTAAGCTATAGTGACTGGAGGTGATGACCAACATTCCCCTGGCTCCTCCATGACATGTGACGTCTGtgatgttatatataaagcttgtTGATGGGACATGGTTCTCTAGTGTGAGTCGGTGGTGGGGCAGTCAACCTAATCATTGCGTGGTATCTCACTTTTTGAAGTAGTCTATAATCTCTAGTGACGCtgaatatgttttttgttttgcagaCTGCCCCAGAAGAAGCCCTGACTATGAGCGCCATGTATGGCTGGTACGGTGGTGACACAAGGAGAGGCTCCTCCCCCTAGGAGCCTTTTTGGCCCAACTAAAGAGGGACCACTGCGTGTGAAGACCAGGCTCCTGATCACAGCATCCTGGCGTGTCCTGTCGTGTTTAAGAAGTCTGTGCATGGAGTGCCATTACCAAGCATCACCCCGGCAGACATTAATGTGGGCAGGATGAGTGCTGCGCCATGATGATGGCACGGAAACAAGATGTGCGGGTGCCCACTTACAGCATCAGTGTGGTGGGCCTGTCTGGCACTGAAAAGGAAAAAGGCCAGTGTGGCATTGGAAAGTCGTGTCTGTGCAACAGATTTGCACGACCCAGCGCAGATGACTTCCACTTGGACCACACATCCGTCCTTAGCACTAGTGACTTTGGGGGCCGTGTCGTGAACAATGACCACTTTCTATACTGGGGGGAGATCACCCGTACACTTGAAGATTGTGTGGAATGCAAAGTGCATGTAGTGGAACAGACAGAGTTCATAGATGACCAGACATTCCAGCCTCATCGCAGCACCGCGCTGCAGCCATACATCAAGCGTGCTGCATCCAGTAAGCTTGCCTCTGCCGAGAAACTCATGTATTTTTGCACAGATCAGTTGGGCCTGGAGCAGGACTTTGAGCAGAAGCAAATGCCTGAGGGCAAACTGCTGGTAGATGGTTTTCTGCTGTGTGTGGATGTGAGTCGAGGCATGAATAGGAACTTTGATGACCAACTGAAGTTTGTGTCCAACCTGTACACCCAACTAGCCAAGACTAAGAAGCCGATTGTGTTGGTCCTGACCAAGTGTGATGAAGGAGTGGAACGATACATCCGGGACGCCCACGGGTTTGCACTCAACAAAAAGAATTTGCAGGTGGTGGAGACATCAGCAAGGTCTAATGTCAACGTGGACTTGGCCTTTACTGCCCTCATACAGCTGATAGACAAAAGTCGTGGCAAGTCCAAGATCATTCCTTACTTTGAAGCATTGAAACAGCAGAGCCAGCAGAGTGCAGCTGCAAAAGACAAGTATGAGTGGCTGGTGGGACGGTTAGTCAAGTCGCACAACGAGATTTGGCTTAATGCGAGCCGGCGCATGCAGGCCTGCAGTGAATATCAGGATTACGTGTACTTGGAAGGTACCGATAAAGCCAAGAAGCTCTTTCTGCAGCACATCCATCGACTTAGACAGGAACACATTGAGCGCCGTCGCAAAGTTTACTTGTCAGATCTCCCCCGTGCTTTAGATGTCCTTGTGCCTGACCTTGATGAAATAGACCATCTGAGCTGCTCCAAAGCAGCCAAACTCTTAGAGTCAAAGCCTGACTTCTCCCATTTGTTTGTGGTTCTTGAGGACCCCCCATGGGATCTAACCAACCACATAGATAACATGGATGATAACCGAATACCATATGATATCATGGAAACCATGGCGGCCGCAGAAGTCTATTGCAGTCACCTTGAAAAACTAAGAAATGCAAGAAAGAAAGCAGAGATGAAGAAAGCCTTCAAAGAAAACctagttgcatctccatttatcACTCCCGGAAAGCCCTGGGAGGAAGCTCGTAGTTTTATTATGAGTGAGGAATTTTATCAGTGGTTGGAAGAGCCGGTCTATATGGAAATATATAGTAGGCACCAGAAGGAGATCATTGACAAAGCCAAGGAGGAGTTCCAAGAGTTATTGCTGGAGTATTCAGAGCTGTTCTATGAGCTAGAACTAGATGCCAAGCCCAGCAAAGAGAAGATGGGGGTCATCCAGGAGGTTCTGGGGGAAGAACAACGATTTAAAGCTCTTCAGAAGCTGCAGGCCGAGCGAGATGCCCAAATCCTCAAACACATTCACTTTGTCTACCATCCCACTAAAGACACTTGCCCAAGTAACCCTCTATGTGTAGACACCAAAATTGAGCAACTGATCAGCTCTCGGTGCCCTTACCCTTACGACCGCCTCTATAAAGACCCAAATGTAGACAGAATCAACCTGGTGATCCTCGGCAAGGACGGTTTGGCACGAGAACTTGCCAATGAGATCCGTGCCCTGTGCACCAATGATGATAAGTATGTGATCGATGGGAAGATGTATGAATTGTCTCTGCGTCCTATCGAGGGCAATGTGCGGCTGCCTGTCAACTCATTTCAAACCTCCACCTTTATGCCTCACGGATGCCTCTGCCTTTACAACTCCAAAGAGTCTTTGTCCTACGTCGTAGAGAGTATTGAGAAAAATCGGGAGTCCAGTCTGGGAAGGAAGGACAACCACCTGCTCAACTTACCCCTCACCTTAATTCTTGTGAACCGTAGAGGGGACACAGGCGGGGAGACTGCTCACAGCCTCATTCTGCAGGGTCAGCAGATAGCCAGCAAGCTTCAGTGCTTCTTCCTAGATGCTGCCTCCACAGGGCTGGGCTACGGCCGCAACATAAATGAGAAGCAAATTAGCCAGATCCTGCGGTTTCTTCTAGAGTCCAAAAGGAACCTGAACCTCGTCAGCTCCTCGCCAAGTATCAAGGATCTGCTTGACTGTGACCTGCGCATTGTGATGTGCTTGATGTGCGGAGACCCCTTTACTGTGGGGGAGGTGCTGAACATTCTGAAGCCTCATACCTATCGTCCGTCACAGTTTGGAGTCGGTGGCTCGGTGCTGCTTGATTTACAGTTAGGTAGTCAGAAGCGTCGTCTGGAGCTGCTCATCTTGTCCTATCATGCCTCCTTCAACATTCGGAAGACAAAACTTGTACATGGGTACATGGTTTTCTACGCAGCAAAGCGTCGTGCCTCCCTGGCCATGCTACGGGCCTTCCTCTGTGAAGTACAAGATATTGTCCCTGTTCAACTTGTTGCCTTGACCGAGGGTCCTGTAAATCTCTTGGATAACCTGACCAGAGATCAGTTGACTGAAGGGGAGGAGATCGCTCAGGATATCGAAGGCAAATTCCTGAACTTACAGTGCGGACAGGCTCAGCCCAAGCTGGACATGTTCTACTCTTTCTTCAAGGATGTCGTTGAGAAGAAGGTTATCATTGAAGCCTCACATATGTATGACAACACAGCAGAAGCATGTAGCACTACAGAGGAGGTTTTCAGCTCCCCCCGTGCGGGGTCTCCTCTCTGCAATTCCCACTTGCCTGACTCCGAGGAAGATCTAGACCCGTCTCCGCAGCACATCTTGTCTCGGGATGACATGAGTTTGTCTGCACCTTCTAGAGACCATTCTAAGTTGGAGGACAGTGATAGTCTTCCTTTCATCTCTGTCATGAGCACCTTAGAGAGCAAACTGAACAACAAGGTACCTCCTCCCCTCAAACCAAAGCCTGACCTTTCCTACCTAGACCCTGGGTCCCGAGACGGACACAGACGGTCCTTAACCTCCATCACTTGGCCATCTTCTGATGCCTTTGACCCTTCAGACTATGCCGAGCCGATAGACTCTGTCgtgaagccaaggaaccaggaaGAGAACATTTACTCTGTGCCTCACGACAGCACCCAAGGAAAAATAATCACCAT is a window encoding:
- the ARHGAP35 gene encoding rho GTPase-activating protein 35, coding for MMMARKQDVRVPTYSISVVGLSGTEKEKGQCGIGKSCLCNRFARPSADDFHLDHTSVLSTSDFGGRVVNNDHFLYWGEITRTLEDCVECKVHVVEQTEFIDDQTFQPHRSTALQPYIKRAASSKLASAEKLMYFCTDQLGLEQDFEQKQMPEGKLLVDGFLLCVDVSRGMNRNFDDQLKFVSNLYTQLAKTKKPIVLVLTKCDEGVERYIRDAHGFALNKKNLQVVETSARSNVNVDLAFTALIQLIDKSRGKSKIIPYFEALKQQSQQSAAAKDKYEWLVGRLVKSHNEIWLNASRRMQACSEYQDYVYLEGTDKAKKLFLQHIHRLRQEHIERRRKVYLSDLPRALDVLVPDLDEIDHLSCSKAAKLLESKPDFSHLFVVLEDPPWDLTNHIDNMDDNRIPYDIMETMAAAEVYCSHLEKLRNARKKAEMKKAFKENLVASPFITPGKPWEEARSFIMSEEFYQWLEEPVYMEIYSRHQKEIIDKAKEEFQELLLEYSELFYELELDAKPSKEKMGVIQEVLGEEQRFKALQKLQAERDAQILKHIHFVYHPTKDTCPSNPLCVDTKIEQLISSRCPYPYDRLYKDPNVDRINLVILGKDGLARELANEIRALCTNDDKYVIDGKMYELSLRPIEGNVRLPVNSFQTSTFMPHGCLCLYNSKESLSYVVESIEKNRESSLGRKDNHLLNLPLTLILVNRRGDTGGETAHSLILQGQQIASKLQCFFLDAASTGLGYGRNINEKQISQILRFLLESKRNLNLVSSSPSIKDLLDCDLRIVMCLMCGDPFTVGEVLNILKPHTYRPSQFGVGGSVLLDLQLGSQKRRLELLILSYHASFNIRKTKLVHGYMVFYAAKRRASLAMLRAFLCEVQDIVPVQLVALTEGPVNLLDNLTRDQLTEGEEIAQDIEGKFLNLQCGQAQPKLDMFYSFFKDVVEKKVIIEASHMYDNTAEACSTTEEVFSSPRAGSPLCNSHLPDSEEDLDPSPQHILSRDDMSLSAPSRDHSKLEDSDSLPFISVMSTLESKLNNKVPPPLKPKPDLSYLDPGSRDGHRRSLTSITWPSSDAFDPSDYAEPIDSVVKPRNQEENIYSVPHDSTQGKIITIRNAIKPQSNGSGNGSDSDMDTNSLERTRKASIVTKPVLYRTKCAKLGKFSSYRSSFSVGSDDELGPMRIKNEDIGTQGPKDNTTNSYEADGEDPRKRNILRSLRRTTKKRAPKLRPSLTKQTWESSYFGMPLVSVVTAERPIPVFIEKCVEYIETTGMTLEGIYRVSGNKSEMDSLQRQFDQDHSLDLAEKDFTVNTVAGALKSFFAELPDPLVPYTLQSELVDAYKINDLEQKLQAMKELLKKLPKENHEILKYVISHLNRVSQHHSSNLMTSENLSICFWPTLMRPDFTTMDALTATRTYQTIIELFIHQCPYFFYHRNPVDLPTPSSPSTPPLNPPSPPQSPPLTPVSPSLNLLPSDPNIL